A genomic window from Triplophysa dalaica isolate WHDGS20190420 chromosome 24, ASM1584641v1, whole genome shotgun sequence includes:
- the rab3il1 gene encoding guanine nucleotide exchange factor for Rab-3A isoform X3 yields MPGEHETTAAERRDAYNISRLRSSSLEIREKGTEILREQLDAAQKELKSKDEECVRLSHVRNQLELELEDLTASLFEEAHKMVREANVKQATAEKQLNEAQGKIDVLQAEVSALKTLVLTSTPSSPNPQLHPQLLSPGSARGSRGHVRNKSASSALQLQPEPMCVPSQQEERELDSVLFAEFLSWKESASLEDASAFLSRVQREDISPCLSFTCSELSKSVQRAVENNSLTIEPVAMTTVSVVKAIDGRGPNGCRAPIETKCALSGMSRPCRHRIKLGDKENYYYISPSSRARITAVCNFFTYIRYIQQGLVRQEVQLMFWEVMRLRREMSLAKLGYYMTDN; encoded by the exons ATGCCCGGGGAGCACGAGACCACAGCGGCTGAGAGGAGAGACGCGTATAACATCTCTCGTCTGCGCAGCTCTTCTCTGGAGATCCGAGAGAAAGGAACAGAGATCCTCCGAGAGCAACTCGACGCTGCGCAGAAG GAGTTAAAGTCAAAGGATGAGGAGTGTGTCCGACTGTCTCACGTCAGGAATCAGCTCGAGCTGGAATTGGAGGATCTAACTGCCAGTCTCTTTGAG gAGGCTCATAAGATGGTGCGGGAAGCCAACGTGAAACAAGCAACAGCTGAGAAACAACTCAATGAAGCACAGGGCaag ATTGACGTCCTTCAGGCTGAAGTGTCGGCTCTGAAGACGCTGGTGTTGACATCTACTCCCTCATCACCGAACCCTCAGCTCCATCCTCAGCTTCTGTCGCCGGGGTCGGCTCGAGGCTCTCGGGGTCACGTGCGTAATAAGAGCGCCAGCAGTGCCCTACAGCTGCAGCCTGAGCCGATGTGTGTCCCGTCACagcaggaggagagagag TTGGACTCTGTGCTGTTCGCGGAGTTTCTCTCATGGAAGGAGTCGGCGAGTTTGGAGGATGCTTCAGCCTTCCTCAGCAGAGTTCAGAGAGAAGACATCTCACCCTGTCTGTCGTTCACCTGTTCTGAG cTGTCCAAATCTGTTCAGCGAGCCGTGGAGAACAACTCTCTGACCATTGAgcctgttgctatgacaaccGTTTCCGTGGTGAAAGCCATCGATGGCAGAGGACCAAA CGGTTGCCGGGCGCCCATAGAAAC CAAGTGTGCGTTGAGCGGCATGTCCCGCCCCTGCCGGCATCGCATCAAACTGGGAGATAAAGAAAACTACTATTACATCTCTCCGTCCAGCAGAGCACGA ATCACAGCCGTGTGTAACTTCTTCACGTACATCAGGTACATCCAGCAGGGACTGGTCCGACAGGAAG TTCAGCTGATGTTTTGGGAAGTGATGCGCTTACGGAGAGAGATGAGTCTGGCCAAACTGGGATATTACATGACCGACAActag
- the rab3il1 gene encoding guanine nucleotide exchange factor for Rab-3A isoform X2: MFGGLTGEVFLSCRLVELESESSRLGADGGAGGPMPGEHETTAAERRDAYNISRLRSSSLEIREKGTEILREQLDAAQKELKSKDEECVRLSHVRNQLELELEDLTASLFEEAHKMVREANVKQATAEKQLNEAQGKIDVLQAEVSALKTLVLTSTPSSPNPQLHPQLLSPGSARGSRGHVRNKSASSALQLQPEPMCVPSQQEERELDSVLFAEFLSWKESASLEDASAFLSRVQREDISPCLSFTCSELSKSVQRAVENNSLTIEPVAMTTVSVVKAIDGRGPNKCALSGMSRPCRHRIKLGDKENYYYISPSSRARITAVCNFFTYIRYIQQGLVRQEVQLMFWEVMRLRREMSLAKLGYYMTDN; this comes from the exons ATGTTTGGAGGTTTGACAGGTGAAGTGTTTCTCTCGTGCAGGCTGGTAGAACTGGAGTCGGAGTCGAGCCGGTTGGGGGCAGATGGGGGGGCAGGGGGACCGATGCCCGGGGAGCACGAGACCACAGCGGCTGAGAGGAGAGACGCGTATAACATCTCTCGTCTGCGCAGCTCTTCTCTGGAGATCCGAGAGAAAGGAACAGAGATCCTCCGAGAGCAACTCGACGCTGCGCAGAAG GAGTTAAAGTCAAAGGATGAGGAGTGTGTCCGACTGTCTCACGTCAGGAATCAGCTCGAGCTGGAATTGGAGGATCTAACTGCCAGTCTCTTTGAG gAGGCTCATAAGATGGTGCGGGAAGCCAACGTGAAACAAGCAACAGCTGAGAAACAACTCAATGAAGCACAGGGCaag ATTGACGTCCTTCAGGCTGAAGTGTCGGCTCTGAAGACGCTGGTGTTGACATCTACTCCCTCATCACCGAACCCTCAGCTCCATCCTCAGCTTCTGTCGCCGGGGTCGGCTCGAGGCTCTCGGGGTCACGTGCGTAATAAGAGCGCCAGCAGTGCCCTACAGCTGCAGCCTGAGCCGATGTGTGTCCCGTCACagcaggaggagagagag TTGGACTCTGTGCTGTTCGCGGAGTTTCTCTCATGGAAGGAGTCGGCGAGTTTGGAGGATGCTTCAGCCTTCCTCAGCAGAGTTCAGAGAGAAGACATCTCACCCTGTCTGTCGTTCACCTGTTCTGAG cTGTCCAAATCTGTTCAGCGAGCCGTGGAGAACAACTCTCTGACCATTGAgcctgttgctatgacaaccGTTTCCGTGGTGAAAGCCATCGATGGCAGAGGACCAAA CAAGTGTGCGTTGAGCGGCATGTCCCGCCCCTGCCGGCATCGCATCAAACTGGGAGATAAAGAAAACTACTATTACATCTCTCCGTCCAGCAGAGCACGA ATCACAGCCGTGTGTAACTTCTTCACGTACATCAGGTACATCCAGCAGGGACTGGTCCGACAGGAAG TTCAGCTGATGTTTTGGGAAGTGATGCGCTTACGGAGAGAGATGAGTCTGGCCAAACTGGGATATTACATGACCGACAActag
- the rab3il1 gene encoding guanine nucleotide exchange factor for Rab-3A isoform X1: protein MFGGLTGEVFLSCRLVELESESSRLGADGGAGGPMPGEHETTAAERRDAYNISRLRSSSLEIREKGTEILREQLDAAQKELKSKDEECVRLSHVRNQLELELEDLTASLFEEAHKMVREANVKQATAEKQLNEAQGKIDVLQAEVSALKTLVLTSTPSSPNPQLHPQLLSPGSARGSRGHVRNKSASSALQLQPEPMCVPSQQEERELDSVLFAEFLSWKESASLEDASAFLSRVQREDISPCLSFTCSELSKSVQRAVENNSLTIEPVAMTTVSVVKAIDGRGPNGCRAPIETKCALSGMSRPCRHRIKLGDKENYYYISPSSRARITAVCNFFTYIRYIQQGLVRQEVQLMFWEVMRLRREMSLAKLGYYMTDN from the exons ATGTTTGGAGGTTTGACAGGTGAAGTGTTTCTCTCGTGCAGGCTGGTAGAACTGGAGTCGGAGTCGAGCCGGTTGGGGGCAGATGGGGGGGCAGGGGGACCGATGCCCGGGGAGCACGAGACCACAGCGGCTGAGAGGAGAGACGCGTATAACATCTCTCGTCTGCGCAGCTCTTCTCTGGAGATCCGAGAGAAAGGAACAGAGATCCTCCGAGAGCAACTCGACGCTGCGCAGAAG GAGTTAAAGTCAAAGGATGAGGAGTGTGTCCGACTGTCTCACGTCAGGAATCAGCTCGAGCTGGAATTGGAGGATCTAACTGCCAGTCTCTTTGAG gAGGCTCATAAGATGGTGCGGGAAGCCAACGTGAAACAAGCAACAGCTGAGAAACAACTCAATGAAGCACAGGGCaag ATTGACGTCCTTCAGGCTGAAGTGTCGGCTCTGAAGACGCTGGTGTTGACATCTACTCCCTCATCACCGAACCCTCAGCTCCATCCTCAGCTTCTGTCGCCGGGGTCGGCTCGAGGCTCTCGGGGTCACGTGCGTAATAAGAGCGCCAGCAGTGCCCTACAGCTGCAGCCTGAGCCGATGTGTGTCCCGTCACagcaggaggagagagag TTGGACTCTGTGCTGTTCGCGGAGTTTCTCTCATGGAAGGAGTCGGCGAGTTTGGAGGATGCTTCAGCCTTCCTCAGCAGAGTTCAGAGAGAAGACATCTCACCCTGTCTGTCGTTCACCTGTTCTGAG cTGTCCAAATCTGTTCAGCGAGCCGTGGAGAACAACTCTCTGACCATTGAgcctgttgctatgacaaccGTTTCCGTGGTGAAAGCCATCGATGGCAGAGGACCAAA CGGTTGCCGGGCGCCCATAGAAAC CAAGTGTGCGTTGAGCGGCATGTCCCGCCCCTGCCGGCATCGCATCAAACTGGGAGATAAAGAAAACTACTATTACATCTCTCCGTCCAGCAGAGCACGA ATCACAGCCGTGTGTAACTTCTTCACGTACATCAGGTACATCCAGCAGGGACTGGTCCGACAGGAAG TTCAGCTGATGTTTTGGGAAGTGATGCGCTTACGGAGAGAGATGAGTCTGGCCAAACTGGGATATTACATGACCGACAActag